The window TTATAAGCTTTTGAATGATAAGAATAATTACGCTGATTTCAGGCGTAGAGGAGGTAAATCTCGCTGCCAAGTTTCTCCTGTGCGAGTGTCCCACGGGCGCGACTCTCTCTGCTGAGTCCGTGCCGCTGGTTCCAGCTCTTCATTGACGACTGCCATCTGCCAACTATCACTCCTCGACCCTTTTGATATAGCCCGAGACATCATCAAACCTTGTATCTGTACGCAATTTGCGTACACTCGTTTTATGACACAAGCGATGACCAAAAAACGCAAACTGTTTGACGAATTGATGGAGGGTGTCGATGCCATGCGCCAGGCGCGTGAAGGCAAGATCACCTTGCGTTCCCATGAAGTCGATGACTTACCACCCCTGGAAATCGCCGCCGCGACCATTCGCGAAACACGCGAAAAACTGAACGTGTCGCGTGCCGTGTTCGCCCGCCATTTGCGTGTGTCGACCCGAACCCTGGAAAACTGGGAGCAGGGCCGGGCCAAACCGAATGCCCAGGCCGCGGCACTGATCCTGATGGTGCGAAGATACCCGGACACCCTCGAAAAACTGCATTCATTGCACAACGACGCCGCCTAGAGCGCCGGATCCGCGAAGTTTATGCCCCACAGGGCGCATATCCGGCGCTTTTTCTCTGCCGA of the Thiohalophilus sp. genome contains:
- a CDS encoding helix-turn-helix domain-containing protein, with translation MTKKRKLFDELMEGVDAMRQAREGKITLRSHEVDDLPPLEIAAATIRETREKLNVSRAVFARHLRVSTRTLENWEQGRAKPNAQAAALILMVRRYPDTLEKLHSLHNDAA